From a single Drosophila sulfurigaster albostrigata strain 15112-1811.04 chromosome 3, ASM2355843v2, whole genome shotgun sequence genomic region:
- the LOC133846095 gene encoding uncharacterized protein LOC133846095 yields MSFASKLLQSSVRLWNGISVTRSFHALVRPTIGTSSPAQNSLVHQQQLNGSNNQVVPLLSPLNTLVQQVAGFKVKGRLKRRCKDCLIVVRQERGYVICPTHPRHKQMSMKKRDYKSWLLTHATQSKERGF; encoded by the coding sequence ATGTCGTTCGCAAGCAAACTTTTACAGTCCAGCGTTCGGCTGTGGAATGGAATAAGTGTCACGAGGAGCTTCCATGCTCTGGTGCGTCCCACCATTGGAACATCTTCGCCGGCCCAAAATTCACTTGTCCATCAACAGCAATTAAATGGATCAAATAATCAGGTTGTACCGTTGCTTTCGCCTCTAAATACACTGGTGCAACAAGTGGCAGGATTCAAGGTGAAAGGACGTCTAAAGCGGCGCTGCAAGGACTGCTTAATTGTCGTGCGTCAGGAGCGTGGTTATGTCATCTGTCCAACGCATCCGCGGCACAAGCAAATGTCTATGAAGAAACGTGACTACAAGTCGTGGCTGTTAACACATGCTACACAATCCAAGGAAAGGGGCTTTTAG
- the LOC133846092 gene encoding lariat debranching enzyme: MKIAIEGCAHGELERIYDTIEGIEKERNIKVDLLLCCGDFQSTRNLADLQTMAVPRKYMDMCTFYKYYSGERVAPILTIFIGGNHEASNYLQELPYGGWVAPNIYYLGYAGVVNVNGIRIAGISGIYKGHDFLRGHHEFPPYTEKTCRSVYHVRQLEVFRLQQLSGKVDIFMSHDWPRGIHEYGNKAQLLRFKPHFAEDIEKGQLGSRPLEELLKTLQPTYWFAAHLHCKFAALVQHTRTAGKSLNEEESSSDSNSDSEEEEEEKHSKSSATAPAAPVAVTKFLALDKCLPKRRFLQVLDMPTSQESEKPTLEYDIEWLSILLTTNHLTSIKDNNYYLPGKKAGSMEERCNFTPTVDELSHIRHKFNNLEVPKNFCRTVNAFDADEQQNYKQMFVDQPQAQLNPQCNDFCAMLGIDDPLCLAMLANGKELPQTRSLEESTAELNVQETKDEDVPLAPTQRKLNLTLPAPIAAEVDKNVIELPVEDDEDATSRVSDVEQDLQLSPSKRKLNLKLPAPTASEVDKDISEVPAEVDEESNPLPTNVAVDSTMNEQDFQLAPTKRKLNLTLPEPIASKTDNIISEVPVKVTEEKVEEPRAELPATTSIKKLKRRNQSIYKADDMDD, translated from the exons atgaaaatcgcAATAGAAGGATGTGCGCATGGGGAGCTGGAACGCATCTACGATACCATCGAGGGCATCGAAAAGGAGCGCAACATCAAGGTCGatctgctgctctgctgcggTGACTTTCAATCGACGCGCAATCTTGCGGATTTGCAAACCATGGCTGTGCCCCGAAAGTACATGGATATGTGCACATTTTACAA ATATTACAGTGGAGAGCGCGTTGCGCCAATTCTCACCATCTTCATTGGCGGAAATCATGAGGCATCCAACTATCTTCAGGAGCTGCCCTATGGTGGCTGGGTTGCTCCCAATATTTATTACCTGGGTTATGCTGGTGTCGTGAATGTGAATGGCATTCGTATAGCAGGCATCAGTGGTATTTACAAGGGACACGACTTTCTGCGCGGTCATCACGAGTTTCCGCCGTACACGGAGAAAACATGTCGCAGTGTCTACCATGTGCGTCAACTGGAGGTGTTTCGCTTGCAACAGTTGTCAGGAAAGGTGGACATCTTTATGTCGCACGATTGGCCGCGTGGCATACACGAGTATGGCAACAAGGCACAACTGTTGAGATTTAAACCACATTTCGCCGAGGACATTGAGAAGGGGCAACTGGGAAGCCGCCCGCTGGAGGAATTGCTAAAGACACTGCAGCCAACCTATTGGTTTGCTGCTCATTTGCACTGCAAGTTTGCTGCTCTGGTGCAGCACACGAGAACTGCAGGTAAATCCTTGAATGAGGAGGAATCATCCTCAGATAGCAACAGCGATAGcgaagaggaggaagaggagaagCACTCAAagtcatcagcaacagcaccgGCTGCTCCTGTTGCAGTAACCAAATTCTTGGCGCTGGATAAATGCTTGCCAAAGCGTCGTTTTCTGCAAGTGCTCGACATGCCCACAAGCCAAGAAAGCGAAAAGCCAACTCTAGAGTACGACATCGAATGGTTGTCGATATTGCTCACCACAAATCATCTGACTTCTATCAAGGATAACAATTACTATTTGCCCGGCAAGAAGGCGGGCAGCATGGAAGAACGCTGCAACTTTACGCCAACTGTCGATGAATTGTCGCACATTCGCCACAAATTCAATAATCTTGAGGTGCCCAAGAACTTTTGTCGCACTGTCAACGCATTCGATGCCGATGAGCAACAGAATTATAAGCAAATGTTTGTTGATCAGCCGCAGGCACAATTGAATCCACAATGCAATGATTTCTGTGCTATGCTGGGGATCGATGATCCACTCTGCCTGGCCATGCTGGCAAATGGCAAGGAGTTACCGCAAACCAGGAGTTTGGAGGAGAGTACAGCTGAGCTAAACGTGCAGGAAACTAAAGACGAAGATGTGCCATTGGCTCCGACGcaaagaaaactaaatttaacacTGCCAGCACCAATTGCAGCGGAAGTTGATAAGAATGTCATTGAGCTGCCGGTGGAAGACGATGAGGATGCTACGTCACGTGTTTCGGATGTTGAACAAGATTTACAATTGTCGCCGTCGAAGAGGAAACTGAATTTAAAGTTGCCAGCGCCAACTGCTTCAGAAGTTGACAAAGATATCAGCGAAGTGCCAGCTGAAGTCGATGAGGAGTCAAATCCGCTTCCTACTAATGTTGCAGTGGATTCAACAATGAACGAACAAGATTTTCAATTGGCGCCGACGAAGCGGAAACTCAATTTAACGCTGCCAGAGCCAATTGCATCAAAAACTGATAATATTATCAGTGAAGTGCCTGTTAAAGTCACTGAAGAGAAGGTAGAGGAGCCAAGAGCAGAGTTACCTGCGACAACTAGTATAAAAAAGCTTAAGAGAAGAAATCAGAGCATTTATAAAGCTGATGATATGGAcgattaa
- the LOC133846094 gene encoding 2-aminoethanethiol dioxygenase yields the protein MTSHFMSVLRQAFKTFDRANLANFNANLQHLKQLTDQLTYRDLHIREELFRDDADVDIGCQQPRAPCTYMHIFEDERFSMSLFIVRGNNSIPLHDHPMMYGLLRCLWGKVHIQSYSQKLQPDEPVGYDINPTLVKVMPEEPSMVTPETTSAVLTPRKRNYHQITEAGNGIAAFFDILSPPYDANMPLYGPRRCRFYRPKCDDDGQVQLQCIPSPTSYYCDLADTPESVLQCGFICAAEAFAANSASNS from the coding sequence ATGACGTCCCATTTTATGAGCGTGCTGCGCCAGGCCTTCAAGACATTTGATCGAGCCAATCTTGCCAACTTCAATGCGAATCTGCAGCATTTAAAGCAGCTAACGGATCAATTAACTTACCGGGACTTGCACATCAGAGAGGAGTTGTTTCGCGATGACGCTGACGTTGACATTGGGTGCCAGCAGCCAAGAGCACCCTGCACCTACATGCACATCTTCGAGGACGAACGCTTCTCCATGAGCCTGTTCATTGTACGCGGCAACAATTCGATTCCCCTGCACGATCATCCCATGATGTATGGCTTGCTACGTTGCCTCTGGGGCAAGGTACACATCCAGAGCTACTCGCAGAAATTACAGCCAGATGAGCCGGTGGGCTACGACATAAATCCCACGTTGGTCAAGGTGATGCCCGAGGAGCCCTCAATGGTGACGCCGGAGACAACAAGTGCTGTATTAACGCCACGTAAACGCAACTATCATCAGATAACAGAGGCCGGAAATGGCATTGCCGCATTCTTTGATATTCTAAGTCCACCATACGATGCCAATATGCCGTTATATGGACCACGTCGCTGTCGCTTCTACCGGCCCAAGTGCGACGACGATGGTCAGGTGCAGCTACAGTGCATCCCATCGCCAACCAGCTACTACTGTGATTTGGCCGATACGCCCGAGTCTGTGCTGCAGTGCGGATTCATTTGTGCCGCCGAAGCATTTGCCGCCAATTCCGCCAGCAACTCTTAA
- the LOC133846091 gene encoding SUMO-activating enzyme subunit 2, with translation MASSIDGVLPATLQELVKKSKVLVVGAGGIGCEVLKNLVLSGFTQIEIIDLDTIDLSNLNRQFLFHREHVGKSKARVARESALSFNPDANITAYHDSVTSTDYGVNFFKKFDVVLSALDNRAARNHVNRMCLNADVPLIESGTSGYNGQVELIKRGLTQCYECTPKEKQRSFPGCTIRNTPSEPIHCIVWAKHLFNQLFGESVEDEDISPDSADPEAQNESVTAEAKAADGAGDVAMEDKENDKEQEKSTEAESEGEPKNNGNVVRINTRQWAKDCNYDAGKLFNKFFNEDINYLLRMSNLWKSRKAPVPVQWDTLLPDGTKTAEAPEFARQHHKVWTVEECAHVFANAIKELSAAFLKLEGSDTLVWDKDDQPAMDFVAACANVRSHIFDIERKSRFEIKSMAGNIIPAIATTNAITAGISVMRAFSVLQSKWEQCKAVYARLRLNGRQQFLVADTFFPPPNPNCYVCASDPAITLRIDTKRIQVKAFRDDVLIKTLNMVNPDVTVEATGSIVISSEEGETECNEQKLLSEMNIVDGVILKCDDFFQSYELSIIISHFDAERDDVLFEVIADKSQLQPKQEEKPKEDSEEQSSTSRKRPANGSDIADDGPSTSKRTRLPEVEDDDDDCLVIEEDDDVQEIVNTKTEQLTVKSPPKVAIKRKPDNLTDDENITEILDSSDEEDVGPTKSKRTKLNDSQPNEVISID, from the exons atgGCCTCATCAATTGATGGCGTTTTGCCCGCAACATTGCAGGAATTAGTTAAGAAGTCCAAAGTGTTGGTTGTTGGCGCCGGTGGCATCGGCTGCGAGGTGCTTAAAAATCTTGTCCTCAGCGGCTTcacgcaaattgaaatt aTCGATTTGGATACCATCGATCTAAGCAATTTGAATCGGCAGTTCCTGTTCCATCGTGAGCATGTGGGCAAGTCAAAAGCACGCGTAGCACGCGAAAGTGCACTCAGCTTCAATCCTGATGCGAATATAACGGCATACCACGATAGCGTTACATC AACTGATTATGGTGTCAACTTCTTCAAGAAATTTGATGTGGTCCTCAGCGCCTTAGATAACCGAGCAGCTCGCAACCATGTGAACCGCATGTGTTTGAATGCCGATGTACCGCTAATCGAAAGTGGCACCTCTGGCTACAATGGTCAAGTGGAGCTGATTAAGCGCGGCTTGACGCAATGCTACGAATGCACACCAAAGGAGAAGCAACGCAGTTTTCCCGGCTGCACCATAAGGAACACACCATCGGAGCCCATTCATTGCATTGTCTGGGCCAAGCATTTGTTCAA TCAACTCTTTGGAGAATCTGTTGAGGATGAGGATATTTCGCCAGACTCTGCTGATCCGGAAGCACAAAATGAAAGTGtaacagcagaagcaaaagcagctgaTGGCGCTGGTGATGTTGCCATGGAGGATAAAGAAAATGATAAGGAGCAAGAGAAATCAACTGAAGCTGAATCTGAAGGCGAGCCAAAAAACAATGGCAATGTGGTGCGCATCAATACACGCCAATGGGCGAAGGACTGTAACTATGATGCTGGCAAATTGTTCAACAAGTTCTTCAACGAGGACATCAACTACTTGTTGCGCATGTCGAATCTCTGGAAGTCTCGCAAGGCGCCTGTGCCCGTTCAATGGGATACGTTGTTGCCCGACGGCACCAAGACAGCAGAAGCTCCAGAGTTCGCGCGTCAGCATCATAAAGTTTGGACCGTGGAGGAATGCGCCCATGTGTTTGCCAATGCTATCAAAGAGTTGAGCGCTGCTTTCCTGAAGCTAGAAGGCAGTGATACCCTTGTATGGGATAAGGATGATCAGCCTGCCATGGATTTTGTGGCTGCCTGTGCCAATGTGCGTTCCCATATTTTTGATATAGAGCGCAAATCACGCttcgaaatcaaatcaatggCTGGCAACATCATTCCAGCTATTGCGACCACAAATGCCATAACCGCTGGCATTTCCGTGATGCGCGCATTCAGTGTGTTGCAGTCCAAGTGGGAGCAATGCAAGGCTGTCTATGCTCGTCTACGTCTCAATGGACGCCAGCAGTTCCTTGTGGCAGATACATTCTTTCCGCCACCAAATCCCAATTGTTATGTGTGTGCCAGTGATCCGGCAATTACATTGCGCATCGACACCAAGCGCATTCAAGTTAAAGCTTTTCGCGATGATGTTCTCATTAAAACTCTGAATATGGTCAATCCGGATGTCACAGTCGAGGCCACCGGCTCCATTGTCATCTCTTCGGAGGAGGGTGAAACCGAATGCAATGAACAGAAGCTGCTCTCGGAGATGAACATTGTAGATGGTGTGATTCTCAAGTGCGATGATTTCTTCCAAAGCTATGAGCTTAGCATTATCATATCGCACTTCGATGCTGAACGTGATGATGTGCTGTTCGAGGTAATCGCCGATAAAAGTCAATTACAGCCCAAGCAAGAAGAGAAACCGAAGGAAGATAGCGAGGAACAGAGTTCCACCTCCCGCAAGCGTCCGGCGAATGGTAGTGATATTGCTGATGATGGTCCATCGACCTCAAAGCGCACTCGATTGCCTGAAGTTgaggacgatgatgatgattgtcTCGTCATTGAAGAAGATGATGATGTTCAGGAGATTGTAAACACGAAAACAGAACAGCTTACCGTCAAAAGCCCACCAAAGGTAGCAATTAAACGGAAGCCAGACAATCTGACAGATGATGAAAATATAACCGAAATACTTGACTCATCGGATGAGGAAGATGTGGGTCCTACTAAAAGCAAGCGCACGAAACTAAATGACAGTCAGCCTAATGAAGTAATTAGTATTGACTAA
- the LOC133846093 gene encoding phosphatidate cytidylyltransferase, photoreceptor-specific, giving the protein MAEVRRRKTDNEADDAAAAVAASSAADSSDHVDSEEEKIPEEKFVEELAKNLPQGTDKTPELLDSALKDLPDRWKNWVIRGIFTWIMICGFALIIYGGPLALMITTLLVQVKCFQEIISIGYQVYRIHGLPWFRSLSWYFLLTSNYFFYGENLVDYFGVVINRVEYLKFLVTYHRFLSFALYIVGFVWFVLSLVKKYYIKQFSLFAWTHVSLLIVVTQSYLIIQNIFEGLIWFIVPVSMIVCNDVMAYVFGFFFGRTPLIKLSPKKTWEGFIGGGFATVLFGILFSYVLCNYQYFICPIQYSEELGRMTMSCVPSYLFTPQEYSLKLFGIGKTLNIYPFIWHSISLSLFSSIIGPFGGFFASGFKRAFKIKDFGDMIPGHGGIMDRFDCQFLMATFVNVYISSFIRTPSPAKLLTQIYNLKPDQQYQIYQSLKDSLGDMLN; this is encoded by the exons ATGGCAGAGGTGCGACGTAGGAAGACGGACAACGAGGCtgacgatgctgctgctgctgttgccgcgaGTAGTGCAGCTGATTCTTCGGATCAT gtTGATTCGGAGGAGGAGAAAATACCTGAGGAGAAATTCGTTGAGGAGTTGGCTAAGAATTTGCCCCAAGGTACAGATAAAACACCAGAACTTTTGGACTCTGCTCTGAAGGATTTGCCCGATCG ATGGAAAAATTGGGTCATACGCGGTATATTCACATGGATCATGATCTGTGGGTTCGCATTAATCATCTATGGTGGACCATTAGCCTTGATGATTACG ACGCTGTTGGTGCAAGTGAAGTGCTTTCAGGAAATTATCTCAATTGGTTATCAAGTGTATCGTATACACGGTTTGCCCTGGTTTCGTAGTCTCTCCTGGTATTTCTTGCTCACTTCCAACTATTTCTTCTATGGCGAGAATCTAGTCGATTACTTTGGGGTCGTAATCAATCGTGTG GAATATCTTAAGTTCTTGGTGACCTATCACCGCTTCCTCTCATTTGCCCTGTATATCGTTGGCTTCGTTTGGTTCGTGCTCTCGCTGGTCAAGAAATACTATATCAAACAGTTCAGCCTATTCGCCTGGACGCACGTCTCGCTGCTGATTGTCGTCACACAGAGCTATCTAATTATACAGAACATATTCGAGGGACTTATTTGGTTTATAGTGCCCGTATCGATGATTGTTTGCAATGATGTCATGGCGTATGTGTTTGGTTTCTTCTTTGGACGCACACCCCTCATAAAGCTCAGCCCGAAGAAGACGTGGGAGGGCTTTATTGGTGGTGGTTTTGCCACGGTACTATTTGGCATATTGTTCTCATACGTCTTGTGCAATTACCAATATTTCATCTGTCCCATACAATATTCGGAGGAACTGGGTCGCATGACCATGTCCTGTGTTCCCAGCTATCTGTTTACGCCACAGGAATACAGTCTTAAATTG TTTGGCATTGGAAAAACCTTGAACATTTATCCATTCATTTGGCACTCGATTTCGTTGAGTCTGTTCAGTTCAATAATTGGACCTTTCGGCGGCTTCTTTGCGTCCGGATTTAAGCGTGCTTTCAAGATCAAG GACTTTGGCGATATGATTCCTGGACATGGCGGTATCATGGATCGCTTCGACTGTCAGTTCCTCATGGCCACGTTCGTAAATGTTTACATTTCGAGTTTTATTAGAACTCCTTCACCAGCTAAACTCTTGACACAG ATTTATAATCTTAAACCGGATCAACAATACCAAATCTATCAGTCCTTGAAGGATTCTCTGGGCGATATGCTAAACTAA